A section of the Streptomyces sp. SLBN-118 genome encodes:
- the fabG gene encoding 3-oxoacyl-ACP reductase FabG, producing the protein MSTTEQRVAVVTGAARGIGAATAVRLAAEGRAVAVLDLDEAACKDTVEKITAAGGKALAVGCDVSDGTQVEAAVARVAAELGAPTILVNNAGVLRDNLLFKMSESDWDTVMNVHLKGAFLMAKACQKHMVDAGFGRIVSLSSSSALGNRGQANYSAVKAGLQGFTKTLAKELGKFGITANAVAPGFIVTEMTAQTAARVGMGFEEFQAAAATQIPVARVGFPEDIANAIAFFTGDEAGFVSGQVMYVAGGPLN; encoded by the coding sequence ATGTCCACCACCGAGCAGCGTGTCGCCGTAGTGACCGGCGCAGCGCGCGGCATTGGCGCAGCCACCGCGGTACGGCTGGCGGCCGAGGGCCGCGCCGTAGCCGTACTCGATCTCGACGAGGCGGCCTGCAAGGACACCGTCGAGAAGATCACCGCGGCCGGCGGCAAGGCCCTCGCCGTGGGCTGCGACGTCTCCGACGGCACCCAGGTGGAGGCCGCCGTCGCGCGCGTCGCCGCCGAGCTCGGCGCGCCGACGATCCTCGTCAACAACGCGGGCGTGCTCCGCGACAATCTGCTCTTCAAGATGAGCGAGTCCGACTGGGACACCGTGATGAACGTGCACCTCAAGGGCGCGTTCCTGATGGCCAAGGCCTGCCAGAAGCACATGGTGGACGCCGGATTCGGCCGTATCGTCTCGCTGTCCTCCAGCTCGGCGCTCGGCAACCGCGGCCAGGCCAACTACTCAGCCGTCAAGGCCGGTCTGCAGGGCTTCACCAAGACCCTCGCCAAGGAACTCGGCAAGTTCGGCATCACCGCCAACGCCGTCGCCCCCGGCTTCATCGTCACCGAGATGACGGCGCAGACGGCCGCCCGCGTCGGCATGGGCTTCGAGGAGTTCCAGGCCGCTGCCGCCACCCAGATCCCGGTCGCGCGCGTCGGATTCCCCGAGGACATCGCCAACGCAATCGCCTTCTTCACGGGCGACGAGGCCGGCTTTGTCTCCGGCCAGGTCATGTACGTGGCCGGCGGACCGCTCAATTGA
- a CDS encoding aminotransferase class I/II-fold pyridoxal phosphate-dependent enzyme translates to MLGEYRIVGRRASEIAASVERGVGTGDLEPGHLLPPMRELAAELGVNPNTVASAYRTLRERGVIETAGRKGSRVRPRPAGTPRGTIGVEAPPGVRDLGEGNPDPALLPPLHEALAAAARRNAQEPGLYGQASVDAEFGRLARAAMDADGVPYGPVAVTSGSLDAIERVLAAHLKPGDAVAVEDPGWGSLLDLVSTLGLKPVPVGLDDEGPLPGEVRRALTGGARALIVTDRAQNPTGAAVSRARARELRAVLAQFPHTLLIEDDHGHAIVDLPLYPLAGPTGSWALVRSTAKAYGPDLRVAVLTGDAVTVDRVMARQGLGPGWVSRLLQRAVVQLWTSGAVDSREVARSYGQRRDALVQALAERGVQARGRSGMNVWVPVPDETGAVTRLLRAGWAVAPGARFRMSSPPAVRLTVSGLAMDEIGQVADAVAAAAGPPPARSYG, encoded by the coding sequence GTGCTAGGAGAGTATCGGATCGTAGGGCGCCGCGCATCGGAGATTGCCGCCAGCGTCGAGCGCGGGGTCGGCACGGGCGACCTCGAGCCGGGGCACCTGCTGCCGCCCATGCGGGAGTTGGCAGCGGAGCTCGGCGTCAACCCGAACACCGTCGCGTCCGCGTACCGGACCCTGCGCGAACGCGGGGTGATCGAGACCGCCGGACGTAAGGGCAGCCGAGTGCGCCCACGCCCGGCCGGCACCCCCCGCGGGACCATCGGGGTCGAAGCGCCCCCCGGAGTGCGGGACCTCGGCGAGGGAAACCCGGACCCCGCACTGCTGCCCCCGCTGCACGAAGCCCTCGCCGCCGCGGCCCGGCGCAATGCCCAGGAGCCCGGTCTGTACGGACAGGCCTCTGTCGACGCGGAGTTCGGGCGTCTCGCCCGAGCCGCGATGGACGCCGACGGGGTGCCCTATGGGCCGGTCGCCGTCACATCGGGGTCGCTGGACGCCATCGAGCGTGTACTTGCCGCCCACCTCAAGCCCGGTGACGCCGTCGCCGTCGAGGACCCAGGCTGGGGGAGTCTGCTGGATCTGGTGTCGACGCTGGGCCTGAAGCCCGTACCGGTCGGCCTCGACGACGAGGGGCCGCTGCCGGGCGAGGTGCGGCGGGCACTGACCGGCGGAGCCAGGGCGCTCATCGTCACCGACCGTGCCCAGAATCCCACCGGCGCAGCCGTGAGCAGGGCACGCGCGCGTGAACTGCGCGCGGTACTTGCCCAGTTCCCCCACACCCTGCTCATCGAGGACGACCACGGGCACGCCATCGTCGATCTGCCCCTGTACCCCCTCGCGGGGCCGACGGGCAGCTGGGCGCTCGTACGCTCCACGGCCAAGGCGTACGGCCCGGATCTGCGCGTCGCCGTGCTCACGGGCGACGCCGTCACCGTGGATCGCGTGATGGCCCGGCAGGGGCTCGGACCGGGCTGGGTCAGCAGGCTGCTCCAGCGCGCGGTCGTCCAGCTGTGGACGTCCGGAGCTGTGGATTCCCGGGAGGTCGCACGCTCCTACGGGCAGCGCCGCGACGCGCTCGTACAGGCCCTCGCAGAGCGCGGTGTCCAGGCCCGCGGCCGCAGCGGCATGAACGTCTGGGTGCCCGTGCCCGACGAGACCGGAGCCGTGACCCGGCTGCTGCGCGCGGGGTGGGCTGTGGCGCCGGGGGCCCGCTTCCGGATGTCGTCGCCGCCCGCCGTGCGGCTCACCGTCTCGGGCCTGGCGATGGACGAGATCGGGCAGGTTGCCGACGCGGTCGCCGCGGCGGCCGGCCCGCCGCCCGCGCGCAGCTACGGCTAG
- a CDS encoding pyridoxamine 5'-phosphate oxidase family protein, with translation MAVTQRRGRRIMMTPAELDEFLAGQRTCRVATVSADGRPHVSALWFAWDGTSLWLYSITRSRRWAELRADPRIAVVIDDGEEYGELRGVELSGTAVFVGEAPRTGEPCPELDVPESLFARKNFGIDQMPHDGRHAWLRLTPDAIASWDFRKLSGL, from the coding sequence ATGGCCGTCACACAACGCCGGGGCCGTCGCATCATGATGACGCCCGCCGAACTGGACGAGTTCCTGGCCGGGCAACGCACCTGCAGGGTGGCCACCGTGTCCGCGGACGGCCGACCGCATGTCAGCGCCCTGTGGTTCGCCTGGGACGGGACTTCACTGTGGCTGTACTCCATCACCCGCAGCCGCCGATGGGCCGAGCTGCGGGCCGACCCGCGGATCGCGGTCGTGATCGACGACGGCGAGGAGTACGGGGAGCTGCGCGGCGTCGAGCTCTCCGGTACAGCCGTCTTCGTCGGCGAGGCACCGCGCACCGGTGAGCCGTGCCCCGAACTGGACGTACCGGAAAGCCTGTTCGCGCGGAAGAACTTCGGCATCGACCAGATGCCGCACGACGGCAGGCATGCCTGGCTGCGGCTGACTCCTGATGCGATCGCGTCGTGGGACTTCAGAAAGCTGTCGGGCCTCTGA
- a CDS encoding uracil-DNA glycosylase, with translation MTDTDMLPESWRGVLGEELQKPYFKELTEFVEEERAKGPVYPPREEVFAALDATPYERVKVLVLGQDPYHGEGQGHGLCFSVRPGVKTPPSLRNIYKEMQAELGHPIPDNGYLMPWAAQGVLLLNAVLTVRAGEPNSHKGKGWEKVTDKVISAVASRPDPAVFVLWGAYAQKKLPLIDETRHVVVKGAHPSPLSAKKFFGSHPFTKINEAVAAQGHEPIDWRIPNLG, from the coding sequence GTGACCGACACCGACATGCTGCCCGAGTCCTGGCGCGGCGTCCTCGGCGAAGAGCTGCAGAAGCCCTACTTCAAGGAGCTCACCGAGTTCGTCGAGGAGGAGCGGGCCAAGGGGCCGGTCTATCCGCCGCGCGAGGAGGTCTTCGCCGCCCTCGACGCGACACCGTACGAACGCGTCAAGGTCCTGGTTCTCGGCCAGGACCCGTACCACGGAGAGGGGCAGGGGCACGGCCTCTGCTTCTCCGTGCGGCCGGGGGTGAAGACCCCGCCCTCCCTGCGGAACATCTACAAGGAGATGCAGGCCGAGCTGGGCCACCCCATTCCGGACAACGGCTATCTGATGCCGTGGGCCGCGCAGGGTGTCCTGCTGCTCAACGCCGTGCTGACGGTGCGGGCAGGCGAGCCCAACTCCCACAAGGGCAAGGGGTGGGAGAAGGTGACCGACAAGGTGATCAGTGCCGTGGCCTCGCGGCCCGATCCCGCGGTGTTCGTGCTCTGGGGTGCCTATGCGCAGAAGAAGCTGCCGCTGATCGACGAGACGCGCCATGTGGTGGTGAAGGGAGCCCACCCCTCGCCCCTGTCAGCGAAGAAGTTCTTCGGCTCGCACCCCTTCACCAAGATCAACGAGGCGGTCGCCGCCCAGGGGCACGAGCCCATCGACTGGCGGATCCCGAACCTCGGCTGA
- a CDS encoding HipA family kinase yields MLSEVTATRYVTPLREGGSLPGIVEADDLGTYVMKFTGAGQGRKTLVAEVICGQLGRRLGLRVPELVSIQLDPVIGLGEPDQEVQELLKASGGLNLGMDFLPGSLGFDPLAYEVDAAEAGKVVWFDALINNVDRSWRNPNMLVWHGDLWLIDHGATMIWHHNWPGAAASAAKPYDASDHALAPFEPDIDAAAAELAPLVTEELLSEVAADVPDEWLVDEPGFGTTDALRRAYVEALLPRAATIHERISLSAPSKPRPSQAPGWLTEHLTLWPHPTKSTREAGQ; encoded by the coding sequence ATGCTCTCCGAAGTCACAGCGACCCGCTACGTCACGCCGCTGCGTGAGGGCGGTTCGCTCCCGGGCATCGTCGAGGCGGACGATCTCGGCACGTACGTCATGAAATTCACCGGAGCGGGACAGGGCCGCAAGACTCTGGTCGCCGAAGTCATCTGCGGACAGCTCGGCAGGCGGCTCGGTCTGCGGGTGCCCGAGCTGGTCTCCATCCAGCTGGACCCCGTCATCGGTCTGGGCGAGCCCGATCAGGAGGTCCAGGAGCTGCTGAAGGCGAGCGGCGGGCTCAACCTCGGGATGGACTTCCTGCCCGGTTCGCTCGGCTTCGACCCGCTCGCGTACGAGGTGGACGCGGCCGAGGCCGGCAAGGTCGTCTGGTTCGACGCTCTGATCAACAACGTCGACCGCTCCTGGCGCAACCCCAACATGCTGGTGTGGCACGGCGACCTGTGGCTGATCGACCATGGAGCCACCATGATCTGGCACCACAACTGGCCGGGCGCCGCGGCCTCCGCGGCCAAGCCCTACGACGCCTCCGACCATGCTCTCGCGCCCTTCGAGCCGGACATCGACGCGGCCGCCGCCGAACTCGCGCCGCTGGTCACAGAGGAGCTGCTGAGCGAGGTCGCCGCCGACGTCCCGGACGAATGGCTGGTCGACGAGCCGGGTTTCGGGACCACGGACGCGCTGCGCAGGGCCTATGTCGAGGCGCTGCTGCCCCGTGCCGCGACCATCCATGAGCGGATCTCGTTGAGCGCGCCTTCCAAACCCCGGCCCTCGCAGGCGCCCGGATGGCTGACCGAGCATCTGACCCTCTGGCCGCACCCGACCAAGAGCACGAGGGAAGCGGGCCAGTGA
- a CDS encoding SDR family oxidoreductase has protein sequence MTAEVQDSGKVALITGASRGIGYGVAEALVARGDRVCITGRGEDALKEAVERLGADRVIAVAGKAHDEAHQAAAVERAMEAFGRVDFLINNAGTNPVYSPMADLDLNVARKVYETNVISALGFAQQTWRAWQKENGGAIVNIASVAGLAPSPFIGSYGMSKAAMINLTLQLAHEFAPGVRVNAIAPAVVKTKFAQALYEGREEEAAAAYPLARLGMPQDIGGAAAFLTSDQSDWITGQTLVVDGGIFLNAGVH, from the coding sequence ATGACCGCAGAAGTGCAGGACAGCGGAAAGGTCGCACTGATCACCGGTGCGAGCCGCGGCATCGGCTACGGCGTCGCCGAGGCGCTCGTCGCCCGCGGTGACCGAGTGTGCATCACCGGCCGTGGTGAGGACGCGCTCAAGGAGGCCGTGGAGAGGCTGGGCGCCGACCGGGTGATTGCCGTGGCGGGCAAGGCCCACGACGAGGCACACCAGGCGGCAGCCGTGGAGCGCGCCATGGAGGCCTTCGGGCGCGTCGACTTCCTGATCAACAACGCCGGCACGAACCCGGTCTACTCGCCGATGGCCGATCTCGACCTGAATGTGGCACGCAAGGTGTACGAGACCAATGTGATCTCGGCGCTCGGCTTCGCCCAGCAGACCTGGAGGGCATGGCAGAAGGAGAACGGCGGTGCGATCGTGAACATCGCCTCCGTCGCCGGTCTCGCTCCTTCGCCCTTCATCGGTTCCTACGGCATGAGCAAGGCGGCGATGATCAACCTGACCCTGCAGCTGGCGCACGAGTTCGCGCCGGGTGTCCGGGTCAACGCGATCGCACCGGCAGTGGTCAAGACCAAGTTCGCCCAAGCCCTGTACGAGGGCAGGGAGGAAGAGGCGGCCGCGGCGTACCCACTCGCGCGCCTCGGTATGCCGCAGGACATCGGTGGAGCGGCGGCTTTTTTGACTTCTGACCAATCGGACTGGATCACGGGGCAGACGCTGGTCGTCGACGGGGGTATCTTCCTCAATGCCGGAGTGCACTGA
- a CDS encoding DUF3037 domain-containing protein → MSERDVFEYALLRVVPRVERGECFNAGVVVYCRAKSFVAARTYLDEDKLKALDPRADVTGVRAALRAVEGVCRGGEDAGQAARDDAGRRFRWLIAPRSTVVQPGPVHTGLTSDPRAEVQRLLDLLVR, encoded by the coding sequence GTGAGCGAACGCGATGTCTTCGAGTACGCGCTGCTGCGCGTGGTGCCGCGGGTCGAGCGCGGTGAGTGTTTCAACGCCGGTGTGGTGGTCTACTGCCGCGCCAAGTCCTTCGTCGCCGCCCGTACCTATCTCGACGAGGACAAACTCAAGGCCCTCGACCCGCGTGCCGATGTGACGGGGGTACGCGCCGCTCTGCGGGCTGTCGAGGGCGTCTGCCGGGGCGGCGAGGACGCAGGCCAGGCGGCGCGCGACGACGCGGGACGCCGCTTCCGCTGGCTGATCGCGCCGCGCTCCACCGTCGTACAGCCGGGCCCCGTGCACACCGGACTCACCTCCGATCCGCGCGCCGAGGTGCAGCGGCTGCTCGACCTGCTCGTCCGGTGA
- a CDS encoding cysteine hydrolase: protein MPSVEQLLEQLDPATTVLLTVECQQGVVGKDSALPELAAQADSSGALHKVARLVAGAHETGVQVLHAVAERRPDGRGANHNARLFRAAARLPVQQLSGTTAVRIAPPIRVADEDLVVRRLHGLSPIAGTDVDALLRNLGCRTLVVTGVSANVAIPNAVFDAVNHGYTAVVPQDAIAGVPAEYTPAMVRNTLALVATITTTDDVLSCWKRLRRPTPA, encoded by the coding sequence GTGCCGTCCGTCGAACAGCTCCTGGAACAGCTCGACCCGGCCACCACCGTGCTTCTCACCGTCGAGTGCCAGCAAGGTGTCGTCGGGAAGGACAGCGCGCTGCCCGAACTCGCCGCGCAGGCCGACTCGTCCGGCGCGCTCCACAAGGTCGCCCGGTTGGTCGCCGGGGCTCATGAGACGGGCGTGCAGGTGCTCCACGCGGTCGCCGAGCGGCGTCCCGACGGGCGCGGCGCCAACCACAACGCCCGGCTGTTCCGCGCCGCCGCCCGGCTGCCCGTCCAACAGCTCTCCGGTACGACGGCCGTCCGGATCGCACCGCCGATTCGGGTCGCGGACGAGGATCTCGTCGTACGGCGGCTGCACGGCCTGTCACCCATCGCGGGCACGGACGTCGACGCGCTGCTGCGCAATCTCGGCTGCCGCACGCTTGTCGTCACCGGGGTCTCGGCGAATGTCGCCATCCCCAACGCCGTCTTCGACGCGGTCAACCACGGCTACACGGCGGTGGTTCCGCAGGACGCCATCGCGGGGGTGCCGGCCGAGTACACCCCCGCGATGGTCCGCAACACTCTGGCGCTGGTCGCCACCATCACCACGACCGACGATGTCCTGTCCTGCTGGAAACGGCTCCGCCGGCCTACGCCAGCTTGA
- a CDS encoding LysR family transcriptional regulator produces MLNLERLRTLDALARHGSVSAAADGLHVTTSAVSQQMAKLEREVGQQLLAKNGRGVRLTDAGQLLAGHAARILSQVELAQSDIEAQRGQVVGEVRIGAFPTAARGLFPAALTSLRSAHPELRVRSREVEPEQGIREVVRGDLDLAVVLDWSNKRLPMPGGLAQAHLLDDIPDVAMPADHPLADRTEVDLEEFAKDDWVSWPEGEFCYEWLMFTLRSKGFEPRIAHMAEEHHTQLALIEAGLGVCVTPRLGRGWVPEGVRLVPVRQRMLRHIYALWRTDADRRPSIRAVVAALREAAGREGTKGSAA; encoded by the coding sequence ATGTTGAATCTGGAGCGCCTGCGGACACTGGACGCGCTGGCCCGTCACGGCTCGGTCAGCGCAGCGGCCGACGGACTGCATGTGACGACCTCGGCCGTCTCCCAGCAGATGGCGAAGCTGGAGCGGGAGGTGGGTCAGCAGCTGCTGGCGAAGAACGGGCGCGGAGTCCGTCTCACGGACGCCGGCCAGCTGCTCGCCGGCCATGCCGCCCGCATCCTGTCCCAAGTCGAACTCGCCCAGTCCGACATCGAGGCACAGCGCGGACAGGTCGTCGGTGAGGTGCGGATCGGGGCGTTTCCGACGGCCGCCCGCGGCCTCTTCCCGGCCGCCTTGACCTCACTGCGCTCGGCCCATCCCGAACTGCGCGTGCGCTCACGCGAGGTGGAGCCCGAACAGGGGATCAGGGAGGTGGTCAGGGGCGACCTCGACCTCGCCGTCGTTCTCGACTGGAGCAACAAACGACTGCCCATGCCCGGCGGGCTCGCCCAGGCCCATCTGCTCGACGACATCCCCGATGTCGCCATGCCCGCGGATCATCCGCTGGCGGACCGGACCGAGGTGGATCTGGAGGAGTTCGCGAAGGACGACTGGGTGTCGTGGCCGGAAGGCGAATTCTGTTACGAGTGGCTGATGTTCACGCTGCGCTCGAAGGGCTTCGAGCCACGGATCGCGCACATGGCGGAGGAGCACCACACGCAGCTGGCACTCATCGAGGCAGGGCTGGGGGTGTGCGTGACGCCCAGGCTGGGGCGCGGCTGGGTGCCGGAGGGTGTGCGGCTGGTACCGGTACGGCAGCGGATGCTCAGGCACATCTACGCGTTGTGGCGGACGGACGCCGACCGTCGGCCGTCGATCAGGGCGGTGGTCGCGGCGCTGCGCGAAGCCGCCGGCAGGGAAGGCACGAAGGGCTCGGCGGCCTGA
- a CDS encoding pyridoxamine 5'-phosphate oxidase family protein, whose translation MEKAMPDAYEPTDRTVPTRAKERAAYDRELVHSILDGAYVCHLGFVRDGAPVVLPTLYARVDDRLYIHGSTGSRPLRMAGEPDPGLAVCLTVTHVDGLVLARSAFHHSINYRSVVVHGTAHQVTDVKEKRTALDALVDHVVPGRSLDSRPANPKELAATAVLRLDLTEVSAKLRTGGPNDDAEDTALPYWTGVVPVTTNLGTPLPAADLDESIGVPAYLTRS comes from the coding sequence ATGGAGAAGGCAATGCCGGACGCATACGAGCCGACCGACCGCACCGTCCCGACGCGTGCCAAGGAGCGCGCGGCGTACGACCGCGAGCTGGTCCACTCGATACTGGACGGGGCGTATGTCTGCCACCTCGGTTTCGTCCGTGACGGCGCGCCGGTTGTCCTGCCGACGCTGTACGCCCGCGTCGACGACCGCCTCTACATACACGGCTCGACGGGCTCACGCCCCCTCCGCATGGCGGGTGAGCCGGATCCGGGCCTCGCCGTATGCCTGACGGTCACTCATGTCGACGGCCTGGTCCTGGCCCGCTCGGCCTTCCACCACTCGATCAACTACCGCTCGGTCGTGGTCCACGGCACGGCCCACCAGGTCACGGACGTCAAGGAGAAGCGCACGGCCCTGGACGCCCTGGTGGACCATGTGGTCCCGGGCCGCTCACTCGACTCGCGCCCGGCCAACCCGAAGGAACTGGCGGCGACGGCCGTCCTGCGCCTGGACCTGACGGAGGTCTCGGCCAAGCTCCGCACGGGCGGCCCGAACGACGACGCGGAGGACACGGCGCTCCCGTACTGGACAGGGGTGGTCCCCGTGACCACGAACCTGGGAACCCCCCTCCCGGCGGCGGACCTGGACGAGTCGATCGGCGTACCGGCCTACCTGACGCGGAGCTGA
- a CDS encoding DMT family transporter: MSTAVPSRTSSAPTLTPTGSARRRGLDWRIRFAVLSTVWGFSFLLIKVGTGAYAPFQVTFGRLLFGTAVLAVAMTVRRDRLPRGIRTWMHLAVAAFLLNALPFSLFAYSELTIPSTLAGICNATSPLWGMALSMVALFEDRPTRRRVAGLGIGFLGVLTVLGAWQGFSGLDLGGTAMALLASLSYPIGWIYVRRTLAGSSHSNLSLTGAQLLLATVQLAVVTPLFTTLPTSFPLLPLLAVIALGALGTGFALLLQYGLVAEVGPTTAQMVTYFIPVIATAAGVAVLGEQLGWNTPVGALIVLAGAALTQSRPKAPSAP; this comes from the coding sequence ATGAGCACCGCTGTCCCCTCCAGAACCTCTTCGGCACCCACCCTCACCCCGACCGGCTCCGCACGCCGCCGCGGCCTCGACTGGCGCATCCGGTTCGCGGTGCTCTCCACCGTCTGGGGCTTCAGCTTCCTCCTCATCAAGGTCGGCACCGGCGCGTACGCCCCCTTTCAAGTGACGTTCGGCCGGCTTTTGTTCGGTACGGCGGTGCTGGCCGTCGCGATGACGGTCCGGCGGGACCGACTGCCGCGCGGAATCCGCACCTGGATGCACCTGGCCGTGGCCGCCTTCCTGCTCAATGCGCTGCCGTTCTCACTCTTCGCCTACTCCGAGCTGACGATCCCCTCGACGCTTGCCGGGATCTGCAACGCCACCTCGCCGCTGTGGGGCATGGCTCTGTCGATGGTTGCTCTCTTCGAGGACCGGCCCACCCGCCGCCGGGTCGCCGGGCTGGGCATCGGCTTCCTCGGCGTGCTGACGGTGCTCGGTGCCTGGCAGGGCTTTTCGGGGCTCGACCTCGGCGGCACGGCGATGGCGCTGCTCGCCTCGCTGAGCTATCCGATCGGCTGGATCTATGTCCGCCGCACACTGGCCGGCAGCAGCCATTCCAACCTCTCGCTGACCGGTGCCCAGCTATTGCTCGCGACTGTTCAACTAGCTGTTGTGACGCCGCTGTTCACCACGCTGCCGACGTCCTTCCCGCTGCTCCCGCTGCTGGCGGTGATCGCGCTCGGCGCCCTGGGAACGGGCTTCGCGCTGCTCCTCCAATACGGCCTGGTGGCGGAGGTCGGCCCCACGACCGCGCAGATGGTCACGTACTTCATTCCGGTCATCGCGACAGCTGCGGGAGTCGCGGTACTGGGCGAGCAGCTCGGCTGGAACACGCCGGTCGGCGCGCTGATCGTCCTGGCGGGCGCGGCTCTGACCCAGAGCAGGCCGAAGGCGCCCTCCGCGCCATAA
- a CDS encoding ABC transporter substrate-binding protein, with translation MFYRTCLQAAAALASISLLAGCSLFSGESTEREQKITVGTMSEPTTLDPAAAWDGSWELLSNVFQTLVSFPAGSAAPQPDAAKSCRFADASNKLFECELKPGLTFSNGDKLDAAAVKYSIDRIQKIDVQGGPNGLLGSLDKVEIAGDRIVKFKLKTADATFPFILATPAMSVVPPNEYPADKLREDGGLTGSGPYVLSSYEKGDRAELTKNSKYEGFAKLKNDSVTIRYFQDSDVMVGELKKKKIDAIYRGLTAQEVVKFQSKQPEYDGLQLVETVGADIRYLVFNSKDPMAGKLAVRRAIAQVVDRGALVAKVYQGTAEPLYSMVPKGISGHTTEFFDRYGEPDVEKARTILRDAGITKPVSLRFGYSSDRYGSASKAEFEELKRQLNATGLFKVTVEGKLEKDFRKAYQAGEYPVFGRGWFPDFPDPDNFVAPFVGKNNALSMPYESPEITDQLLPASRRESDRGAVTKQFERAQEIFGDDVRLLPLWQGKMYVASSEEIGGGELAINPQTFMQMWQLYRKASW, from the coding sequence GTGTTCTACCGGACCTGCCTGCAGGCCGCTGCAGCCCTAGCGTCCATATCTCTGCTGGCCGGATGCAGCCTGTTTTCGGGTGAGAGCACCGAGCGCGAGCAGAAGATTACGGTCGGTACGATGAGTGAGCCCACCACCCTCGATCCGGCCGCAGCCTGGGACGGCTCATGGGAATTGCTGAGTAATGTCTTCCAGACGCTGGTGAGCTTCCCGGCCGGCAGCGCGGCGCCGCAGCCCGACGCCGCGAAGTCCTGCCGCTTCGCCGATGCCAGCAACAAGCTCTTCGAGTGCGAGCTCAAGCCTGGCCTCACCTTCTCCAACGGCGACAAGCTCGACGCCGCGGCGGTCAAGTACTCCATCGACCGGATCCAGAAGATCGATGTGCAGGGTGGCCCCAACGGTCTGCTCGGCTCTCTCGACAAGGTCGAGATCGCCGGGGACCGCATCGTGAAGTTCAAACTCAAGACCGCGGACGCCACGTTCCCCTTCATCCTGGCCACGCCCGCCATGTCCGTCGTCCCGCCCAATGAGTACCCGGCGGACAAGCTCCGCGAGGACGGCGGGCTGACCGGTTCGGGGCCGTATGTCCTGAGCTCCTATGAGAAGGGCGACCGGGCCGAGCTGACCAAGAACTCCAAGTACGAAGGGTTCGCGAAGCTCAAGAACGACTCCGTCACCATCCGCTACTTCCAGGACTCCGACGTCATGGTCGGCGAGCTCAAGAAGAAGAAGATCGACGCGATCTACCGCGGTCTGACCGCGCAGGAGGTCGTCAAGTTCCAGTCGAAGCAGCCGGAGTACGACGGCCTCCAGCTCGTCGAGACGGTCGGCGCCGACATCCGCTACCTGGTCTTCAACTCCAAGGACCCCATGGCGGGCAAGCTGGCCGTGCGCCGAGCGATCGCCCAGGTCGTCGACCGCGGCGCGCTGGTCGCCAAGGTCTACCAGGGCACGGCCGAGCCGCTGTACTCCATGGTCCCCAAGGGCATTTCCGGCCACACGACCGAGTTCTTCGACCGCTATGGCGAGCCGGACGTGGAGAAGGCACGGACCATTCTCAGGGACGCCGGTATCACCAAGCCGGTGTCGCTGAGGTTCGGGTACTCCTCCGACCGTTACGGCTCCGCCTCCAAGGCCGAGTTCGAGGAGCTCAAGCGGCAGCTCAACGCCACCGGCCTGTTCAAGGTCACGGTGGAGGGCAAGCTGGAGAAGGACTTCAGGAAGGCGTACCAGGCCGGCGAGTACCCCGTCTTCGGACGCGGTTGGTTCCCCGACTTCCCGGACCCGGACAACTTCGTGGCGCCGTTCGTCGGCAAGAACAACGCGCTCAGCATGCCGTACGAGAGCCCCGAGATCACCGATCAGCTGCTGCCCGCGTCCCGGCGCGAGAGCGACCGCGGTGCGGTCACCAAGCAGTTCGAGCGGGCACAGGAGATCTTCGGCGACGACGTTCGGCTGCTGCCGCTGTGGCAGGGCAAGATGTACGTCGCCTCCAGCGAGGAGATCGGCGGCGGCGAACTCGCGATCAACCCGCAGACGTTCATGCAGATGTGGCAGCTGTACCGCAAGGCCAGCTGGTAG
- a CDS encoding Rieske (2Fe-2S) protein, with product MTGSQGSARNMTRRTVVAAVGGAGLAAALTACGSSDDGSTSVADKPAGGAGADKATGGQGGDQSAGGTGGGGKELAKITDIPEGGGKVIGDVVVTQPKPGEFKAFSSKCTHQGCAVKQVSNGIINCPCHGSQFSAADGSVTKGPATSPLAPASISVDGGSIKLA from the coding sequence ATGACCGGATCGCAGGGTTCTGCGCGGAACATGACGCGTCGCACCGTAGTCGCCGCGGTGGGCGGGGCCGGTCTCGCCGCCGCGTTGACCGCGTGCGGCAGCTCGGACGACGGCAGCACGTCGGTGGCCGACAAGCCGGCGGGCGGGGCAGGCGCCGACAAGGCGACAGGCGGGCAAGGGGGTGACCAGTCGGCCGGTGGGACTGGGGGCGGCGGCAAGGAACTCGCCAAGATCACCGACATCCCAGAGGGCGGGGGCAAGGTCATCGGCGATGTGGTCGTCACCCAGCCGAAGCCGGGAGAATTCAAGGCGTTCTCGTCCAAGTGCACCCACCAGGGCTGCGCGGTGAAGCAGGTTTCGAACGGCATCATCAACTGCCCGTGTCACGGAAGCCAGTTCAGCGCGGCGGACGGCAGTGTCACGAAGGGGCCCGCCACCTCGCCGCTGGCTCCGGCGTCGATCTCTGTCGACGGGGGCTCGATCAAGCTGGCGTAG